The sequence below is a genomic window from Ipomoea triloba cultivar NCNSP0323 chromosome 2, ASM357664v1.
AGTTAAACTTCTGCGAGACAATAAACAATTTAATCTGGATTTTAGTTTATACATCAGTTCATAAATCAAAGTTATTATAAGTAGGGGTTGTATTTTGTATGTTGTCGGCTTGTCGTGGATTACGACAGATTTGGGCATTAATTGTTTGCCTTAATTTGTAGGTGACAGCGTTTAAATGCGGTGGTTTTGCCTTGGGAACATCGAGGAATCACATTTCTTTCGACGGAAGCGGCTTTAAGATGTTTCTAGAAAATCTGGCGGCTCTAGCCTTTAACGATGACGGCCCGTTGGCGGTGGTCCCATGCAACGACCGTTCTCTGCTCGCCGCGCGATCACCGCCGCAGGTCACGTTCCCGCACCCGGAGCTACTGAAGGTGAACCTCCCCGCCGGGGAGAAGATGGCGCCACCGGTGTTCAGCCTCAAGGAGGACCTCTCCTTCGAGATCTTCCAGCTCAGCTCCGCCGACATAGACGGGCTCAAGGACAAGGCCAAGGCCCCCGACAACGTTAAAACTAAGGTCACCGGTTTCAACGCTTTGACCGCCGCCATATGGAGATGCAAGGTATAGAACTAGCggtataattaataataatttattgaaataaACAGAATATATAGAGATATAGTAGAAAGGTTACATTTTAGCCGGTAGCCGGAATCAGCAAAAATCGGCTGCCTAGGTGTTAGGCGTCTTTAAATCGAGACAAATTGCTCTCTAGGCAGTCGTCTAGGGTCTAACTCGGTTAACTGAGTTGAGTTGACAGTAAATTTGGTCAAATTTGATCGAGTTAACTTGCTCAACTCAACAGAGGTAGCCGAATTAATTCGAGTAAGTCGaccttcttaatttttttattatatatatatatgtatataatggCATACACCCAGACACATGCGATATTATTTTTTGCTTTTATAAGTTGTTGTGGCCTAGGCACTAGTCTACGGTCGACTAGTGCGTAAGGCCTATTATATTGCAACAGTGGTAGGAACAATAGGACTTATTCTTTACCAAATAAATATAACTactaaacaaatataattaatctgTAATACAAGGCCCTCTCGTGCGGTGGGGATAACAACTCCGACCGCCTCTCCACGGTGCTCTTCGCGGTGGACATCCGCTGGAGGCTGAACCCGCCGCTGCCGGCGTCCTACTCCGGCAACGCCGTGCTCACCGGCTACGCCACCGCGAAGTGCGCGGAGCTGGAAGAAGGCCCGTTCTGGAAGACGGTGCAGATGGTTTATGAAGGCGCGGCTAGGATGACCGACGAGTACGCCCGGTCGGCGATCGACTGGGGAGAGCTCTACAAAGGGTTCCCGCACGGCGAGTTCCTGGTGTCGTCGTGGTGGCGATTAGGGTTTGAAGGAGTGCAGTTTCCATGGGGAAAACCTAAGTACAGTTGCCCTGTCGTTCATCATCGGAAGGACATAATCCTGCTGTTTCCCGACATCGATAATGGCGGAAATAGCAACCGCGGAGTGAATGTGTTGGTCGCTTTGCCCCCTAAAGAGATGGAGAAATTCAAATCACTATTCCACACATTCTTGGCTTGATCTTCGTCGTCTTCTTCATCGTATCATCGTCATATTAATCCCCAATCATCTTTCTTGAATATTTGAAGCtgtgaaatatatttatatgtatggatgcaATATGTAAAATGGTTGATCAGGGGATTATgtacaagtaataaacatatcatttgttttcttttcaccAATATTTCGatatcaaaaatttcaaaaaactaaaaataaaaatcacatcAGTATCCAGGACGTATCCAGGAATTTGTTCCAGGTGGGCGaaatattagaataaaataaatagttaaaaaaaaaaggaagaaatacttaagaaaatataatcagaAATATTATTCGACCACACGACCTTTGGCAAACCAAAACACAACTCTAGCATCTTGTCTAGCTAAATctctgtttttatatatttatatcaaaaccatgtatatatatacatatatacatacaaggctaTATAggggggtgagtgggggcagctgcccccataGTGGCTTCGTCACTGTCAGTAACGGCACAACACCCAATTTTTTTATTAGCCTTTTATGGGTTTTATTGGTTTTAGGTTGGTTTAACTAATTGTGATCTTTTGTCGATTAAGTCACAAGGTTAACTTTATCCGTTACCGTCATTCAATTATAAACAACCTAAGGTGATTTAGTGTTACAAGGTACTGTACTCTTCTCCCAGAGCACGCCTTTGGACAGCAACTGCGAGTTTTTCCTATAAATCAAAGGTTAATGTtatattagggtgtgtttggaaacccgaaaaatgatttctggaaatcattttccgagtttttggtgtttgggaaggaggggaaaatagagtcaatggaaatgaacttcttggtcaatggaaaataagcccaattttatggaaaatgacttcccccttTTTTTGGGGGGAAATAATTTTCCggaagtttgcttcttccttctcctttgctTCTTCCATCTTCTTAGGCttcctaaattttattttttttgggtacaacTTAGGCTTCCTAAATGCTTTAACTTTTTCATCTTCTTGgcatcttcaactttttctttttctttttaagtaataatttatttttttattatgagatagatattatgagttttattttttttatttgacatctgaAATCAGTCggccacttttattttttattttt
It includes:
- the LOC116004977 gene encoding omega-hydroxypalmitate O-feruloyl transferase-like isoform X1; the encoded protein is MGTLYLKPETLHEDLKVTILDSGLIFPSQETTKRTMFLSNIDKVLNFDVKTVHFFPACPGFPPEIVAGKIKNALRRLLVTNTYDFLAGRLKKNKESERVEIECNAAGLGFAVASSEFALEDIGDLVYPNPAFRQLVTMSFDFVAKEDQPLCFVQVTAFKCGGFALGTSRNHISFDGSGFKMFLENLAALAFNDDGPLAVVPCNDRSLLAARSPPQVTFPHPELLKVNLPAGEKMAPPVFSLKEDLSFEIFQLSSADIDGLKDKAKAPDNVKTKVTGFNALTAAIWRCKALSCGGDNNSDRLSTVLFAVDIRWRLNPPLPASYSGNAVLTGYATAKCAELEEGPFWKTVQMVYEGAARMTDEYARSAIDWGELYKGFPHGEFLVSSWWRLGFEGVQFPWGKPKYSCPVVHHRKDIILLFPDIDNGGNSNRGVNVLVALPPKEMEKFKSLFHTFLA
- the LOC116004977 gene encoding fatty alcohol:caffeoyl-CoA acyltransferase-like isoform X2, producing the protein MIVFFSAAIRVYFDPTRVWGCPWLASSTISSFPSSWSCASFQHRLNLLEFALQPIDLLFNVFFLPVEHKVVPPSPDPPYSYRKSCVLLLASLASRGTYQTSAAAGHLLMVCSTSSLSAPQIAQRSSRVTAFKCGGFALGTSRNHISFDGSGFKMFLENLAALAFNDDGPLAVVPCNDRSLLAARSPPQVTFPHPELLKVNLPAGEKMAPPVFSLKEDLSFEIFQLSSADIDGLKDKAKAPDNVKTKVTGFNALTAAIWRCKALSCGGDNNSDRLSTVLFAVDIRWRLNPPLPASYSGNAVLTGYATAKCAELEEGPFWKTVQMVYEGAARMTDEYARSAIDWGELYKGFPHGEFLVSSWWRLGFEGVQFPWGKPKYSCPVVHHRKDIILLFPDIDNGGNSNRGVNVLVALPPKEMEKFKSLFHTFLA
- the LOC116004977 gene encoding omega-hydroxypalmitate O-feruloyl transferase-like isoform X3 is translated as MIVFFSAAIRVYFDPTRVWGCPWLASSTISSFPSSWSCASFQHRLNLLEFALQPIDLLFNVFFLPVEHKVVPPSPDPPYSYRKSCVLLLASLASRGTYQVTAFKCGGFALGTSRNHISFDGSGFKMFLENLAALAFNDDGPLAVVPCNDRSLLAARSPPQVTFPHPELLKVNLPAGEKMAPPVFSLKEDLSFEIFQLSSADIDGLKDKAKAPDNVKTKVTGFNALTAAIWRCKALSCGGDNNSDRLSTVLFAVDIRWRLNPPLPASYSGNAVLTGYATAKCAELEEGPFWKTVQMVYEGAARMTDEYARSAIDWGELYKGFPHGEFLVSSWWRLGFEGVQFPWGKPKYSCPVVHHRKDIILLFPDIDNGGNSNRGVNVLVALPPKEMEKFKSLFHTFLA